One part of the Sandaracinaceae bacterium genome encodes these proteins:
- a CDS encoding GNAT family N-acetyltransferase, with translation MHIERGAVSEAEAIAEALHASLAEDPFVRWLARPTPRARRAYVSLMLEDLAFPRGEVWVARDHGRIVGASLWAPPHTFALGLGDTLRLLPRMIEVVGWRRLSAVGKVLDAIERDRPPEPRWLLTLVGVRPEARRQGIGAALLEPVLDRADEEALPVSLETADPRNLPFYERLGFSASASRRLGEEGPQSWTLTRASTPS, from the coding sequence ATGCACATCGAACGAGGCGCGGTGTCGGAGGCGGAGGCGATCGCGGAGGCGCTCCACGCGTCGCTCGCGGAGGACCCGTTCGTGCGCTGGCTGGCGCGGCCGACGCCCAGGGCCCGCCGGGCGTACGTCTCGCTGATGCTCGAGGATCTGGCGTTTCCCCGGGGCGAGGTCTGGGTGGCGCGCGATCACGGCCGGATCGTCGGCGCGTCGCTCTGGGCTCCTCCGCACACGTTCGCGCTCGGCCTCGGTGACACCCTTCGCCTCCTCCCGCGCATGATCGAGGTGGTCGGCTGGCGGCGCCTGAGCGCGGTCGGCAAGGTCCTCGACGCGATCGAGCGCGATCGTCCCCCGGAGCCGCGCTGGCTCCTCACCCTCGTCGGCGTGCGCCCGGAGGCGCGTAGACAGGGCATCGGCGCCGCGCTCCTCGAGCCCGTGCTCGACCGCGCGGACGAAGAGGCGCTCCCCGTGTCGCTGGAGACGGCCGACCCGCGGAACCTCCCGTTCTACGAGCGCCTCGGCTTCAGCGCGTCCGCGTCCCGGCGGCTCGGGGAGGAGGGGCCGCAGAGCTGGACCCTGACTCGCGCTTCGACGCCGAGCTGA